The genomic window CTTCAAGTAATACAGGCACAGGAGGATCTATTAATATAATTACTGGAAGCATAAGTGGTTCAGGATCTTTAAAGGCAAATATGATTTCTAATGCTGGCGGAAGCAGTGGTGGTCGCATCGCCGTTAAACTTACTTCAGGAAATGATTTTGGGTCGATTGTAATGCAGGTATTTGGAGGACCCTCAGGATGTGGAGCTTTTCCTTGTGGAACCGCAGCAGCCGGCACTATCTACACTGAAACTGCCTCTCAAGGCCCCAACAATGGCACCCTCACCATAGACAATAACAATCAAACAGCTACCGTCCAAACCCTCATCCCCCAAGACAACTTCACCAACAACTCCCTCTCCCTTGGAAACATCATTGTAAAAAACAAAGGACTTCTTGCCATTCCTACAGGAACCACTCTTAACACTACAGGAGACATAACCATAGGAACTCTTAACTCTTCTACTGACACCTCACACATAGTAGCCAATGGAACAGGAACTCTCATTTCTACCAATCTCACTATTCATGGAGTAAGTGGTACAGGAGCATCCATAAACACCAACACGAAAGGTTACACTCCTACTCTTGGAACAGGAGCAGGAACAACAGGCTCTCTTGGATATGGATCAGGAGGAACATATGGAGGAAGAGGAGGAAATAGTAGTGATGGAGCAACTTCCCCTAACACCTATGGAAATGACTTTGTTCCCGAAGATCTTGGAAGTGGAGGAGGAAAGTCTACAGGAGGAACAGGAGGAGGAGATATACGAATCAGAACGAATAACAATCTCAACCTCTATGGAACCATATCCAGTAACGGTAGCGCTGGACTCACCAATGGTGGAGGAGGATCAGGAGGATCTATAAACATACTCTATGCAAAAAACTTCACCATAAACGGTGGAAAGCTTCAAGCCAATGGTGGGGCGGGACAAGGTGGTGGAGGAGGAGGGGGAGGAGGAAGAATCGCCTATGCCTATGAAAACAAAACATTTACCAATCAAACGATTCAAACACTCGGAGGAACAAAAGGAGCTACCGCACCTGCAACTGATGGAAGCGCAGGTTCACTTAAATCTGGATACCTTGCTGGTTCTCTTATCTCTTCAGCATTTGATTCCAGTAGTGATGCTAATGTCATGGGAACAATAGAATGGAAAGAAAATGAAATACTCCCAACAGGTTCTTCAGTAACTCTTTCTCTCAAAACTGCAGGAACGAAAGGAAATCTTTCTTCTTCCCCCTGGATACAAATAGCACAATCTACTCCCTCTTCTCTTACTACACATTGTACAAAAAACAATACAACGGTAAGTTGCACAGCCAGTGCTATCCCTCAAGATATGAAAGATATCTTTGAAGATCGCTTCTTTCAATACAAAGTAGATCTTTCTTCTCCTGACCTTCTTTCTCAACCTCAAGTCGATGATGTAAAAGTAGGCTATGTTGTGAATGCTTTCCCTATGATTCAAAATGTAACCACTACTCCCAATACTGATAAAACAGTAACTATCACGTACGAAACAAAAGATGAAGATACCAATACCGGAACCAATACTCCAGGAATAGTTACTCCGAGCTTTGAATACTACAATGGAAGTAGTTGGATCAATATCGCTTCCAATACTCTAGCTCCCGAAGATATACAAAACAAAACAGTGAATCAAGATACGTACACAACACACAGTGCTACCTGGACTCCTTCTCTCGTAAGTGAATCTTTCTATCTTACCAATGCAAAAATCCGTGTAACCGTAAGTGACAATGAAGGAGCGAATAATATCGCACGAGCTGAATCAAATACCTTTACCCTCGATACAAAAACTCCCACCAATCCCTCCCTCCTTGTTGATGCTTCCACTCAAGACCTCACCATTCCCTCCACCACATCTGTTCTTACTCTTGGAGTCAGTGATGACTCTCCAACACAGATGAAGATTTCTCTTGACGAAAACCTTACCAACTCTCCTTGGGAACCTTTTAATGCAACGGTAACAATAAAACTCGAAACTGATCCCGACATTGTCTATACTCGCTTCAAAGATCAATACGGGAATGAAACACAAACCATACACACAACTACTCCAGAAACTCCTACACGAGTCATTTCTCAAGATACGAGTAATATGCTTCTTACCCCTCCAGAATACCGAGCCTTCGTAGGATTCAAAACAATAGAAGAACCTCCAACAGGATTCGGAAACTACAAACTCTATAGAAGTGATGACGCTACTACCTATACGCTTCAAAATATCATAACCTCAAGAACAACAAACTTCCTTACTGATGCTACCCCACAACCAGACATTCTCTACACCTACAAAGCAAAGACAACAGACACACCAGGAAATGTTTCTTTCTTCTCACAAACCGTTACGATGAAAGCAAATGGTATTCAAGACTTCGGAGAAGGTGGAGGAGGATCAGATCAAACCCCTCCTGTTCTACAAAACGTAACCGTAGAATCTAAAGACACCACAACCGTAACTATCACATGGGAAACAGATGAACTCTCTGACTCTCGTGTAGAATATGCAACCACTCCCAACACCTATACCAAACAAACAGGAGTCTCTACCTATGCTGACACCCAAGCACAATCAGGACTTCATAGAGTCACTCTTACCAACCTCACACCAAACACTCCCTACTTCTTTAGAGTTGCCTCTACTGATCCTCAAGGCAATACCGGAGTCAATGACAATAATGGCAATGGATATGAAGTCACAACGAATCCTGGACCTTCTATCAGTGGTGTAGCGGTATCAAGTGCTTCTAACACACAAGCAACCATATTCTGGAATACGAATGTCCCTGCAGACTCTGTACTCCATTACAGTGAAAACAAGAATGGATCTCTTATCGATCCTATCACTCTCTCCGGATCAAGTGTTCTTACAAAAAATCATCAAGTAACCTTAGATGCTCTTACTCAAGGAACCACCTACTATTTCTACGTTACCTCCACCGACTCACAAGGAAACATTGCCAATGACAATAATGGAGGAAACTATTTTCAATTCTCTACAACACTCGACGAAACACCTCCTACCATAACGAATCTTCAAACATCTCTTATCTCAAATGACAAAGCAGTTATTACAGCAAACACAGATGAAGAAGCATCCTTCCTCCTTCAGTACAGAAAAAAAGGAAGCCTTACCTTCACACAAACAGAACAAGGAACAACATACGATAGATCTCACTACAGGGTACTCGATACTCTTACTCCTGATACAGAGTATGAATATCAAGTGAGTGTTAAAGATATCAATCAAAACGAATCACAGAGTGATATACAAACAATGAAAACAACCTTAGATCCAGAATACAATCATGCACCTCTTTCAAAGATTCATACTATCAGTGATCCTCCTAAAGTACTCACTGATCAAAAAGCAGTCATAACCTTCCAGACGGATCAAGCAGCAAACTGCATCCTTGAATATGGAACCCAATCAAGAAACTACCAAGAAGTTCCTCAAACAGAAGCGACAGGAATCTATGACACACTCCATTCCCTGCATCTTGGAGGACTCATCTTTAACACAACCTACTTCTACAAACTTCTTTGTGAAGATAATCTTGGAACCCTCATAGAGAGTGAAGAAAAAAGCTTCACAACAAAACTCAAACAAGTAGACAGTGGAAGTGAACAAGCAGAATCTACTCCTCCCTCTATCTCAGGAGTCAAAGTCAAAGACATTACAGGAGAGAGTGCAGTCGTCAGTTGGGAGACGGATGAAGTTTCAAACTCACAGGTGAGGTATGGGACGACGAAGGAATTCGGGTCTGGGTCAATAGACGACACAGTCAACTCCTCCCTCCAAAACTACACCACCTCCCACTCCGTAACTCTCCGAGGCCTCATCCCATCTACCAAATACTACTACTCCGCCCTCTCTCTCGACACCGCCGGAAACATAGGCACCTCCTCCCAACAAACCTTCCAAACGCAATCTCCTTCTTCCATCTCTTCCATTAAAGCTTCTTCCAAACAAATAGGGGAAACAACTATCACATGGAAAACTTCCACTCCCACTACCTCTATTGTTGAATATGGAAACACAGAAAACTATGGACAAACAAGAAAAAGTGAAGAACTCAAAAAAGATCATGAAATTATCATAAACAATCTTTTAGAAAACTCTACCTACCACTTCCGAGTAAAAGGAGAAGATGAATCAAAAAATCTCTTCTCTTCTTCCGACTCTACCTTTGAACCAAAGTCTCCACCACAAATCAAAGAAATCAAGATAGAAGTTCTTTCAGACAGAGAAGCAAAAGTAAACTTCCTTACTGATACTCTTACCGACTCTCTTGTAACCTACAAAAACAAAAACAAAGAAGAAGATCAAAAGAGTGAAGGAAATCCCTCCCTCCTCCAAACTCACTCCCTCACCCTCAAAGAACTCACTCCTGGAGAAAACTACGTTCTTACTGTACGAGTCAGAGATGATATGGGAAATGAAACTCTCTCTGATGAGATAGAATTCACTATGCAAAAAGATGAAACTTCTCCTACAGTAGAAAGAGTCTCTACCGACTCCGCTCTTTCACAAAACGGAAAAGTACAAATGATTATTAACTGGCAAACAGATGAAGATGCTTCTTCCTCCCTCATCTACAAAGAAGGAAGAGCAGGAGAAGAAAAAACAGTGAATGTAAGTTCTTCCCCAACAAAGAATCACATCATTGTACTCACCTCTTGGAAACCAGGAACTCTCTACTCTTACAAAGTCATAGTAAAAGATCTGAGTGGGAATGAAACCATAACCAAAGACTACATCACCCTTACACCACAAACAAAAGAATCTGTTGTAGAACTCATCATAAAGAACTTCAAAGAAATCTTTGCTTGGACGGGAGGGTAGGAGGGGAGAGAATGAATCCTTTCTCTCTTGTTTCCCTTGTGAAGGTGGGGGTCTATTTGATCCATTAGAACTTGAGGATTTCTTATTTTTTTAGAAACCGTATAGAAACTTTATCGTTTTATAAAAATGAGATATACTTTAGGAAGAAAGAAATACTTTTCTTGCAGGTTAGGTTATTTTTTCAAAAAAATAGAATATAAAGCGTATGGTTCAAGTTATTCGCGGACAGGCAAAAGATGATACACGACAAGAGCGAACATTCCTTGCTAAAAAGGTCATGGAAAAGATGCGGAGTCGGAGCGAAGAAGAGCAAGCCTCTTTATTAGCTCAAAGTCTAGGTTTTCCTTATGTGGACCTTAATATTATACCAATCAATACCGACTATGTCCGACTTATGTCTGTAAAGATGGCGTTGGAAAATGAAACGGGAATATTTTTGCGAAGAGCTCATGTAATTTATGCTGTTTTGACGAGACTAGATAATGAAAATGCAAAAAAAGTTGTTCAAGAAATAGCTGATGAGAATGGATGGACAGTTTTGTGGCATATTGTATCAAAAACTTCCCTCATACGTTTACATGAGCGATATAAGAAATTCTCTTTTTTTGAGAGCATTGACAACATGAAGCTCGATCTTTCTGCTGATGATTTTTCTGCATTGCAAAAAAAGTTTTCTGATATACTGGCACTCAAAAAAAATATCCTTAGCATGACAACAACGCAAACACTTTCTCTTGTGGTTGCAAGTGCTGTTTCTCTGAGGGCAAGTGATATTCATTTTGAGCCCCAAGATGAAGGTGTTCGTATGCGTTATCGTTTGGATGGTGTCTTACAAGATATTGGAATACTTCCATTTGAATCATATAAATACATTGTTTCTCGTATAAAGATGATGGGAAACATGAAATTAAATATTCGAAAAAGTTCTCAAGACGGACACTTTTCCTTCGAAGTAAATAATCAAGAAACAGGCATTACAAAACATCGTATTGATATTCGAGCAAGTTTATTACCGAGTCGATTTGGAGAAACGTTGGTAATGCGTATTTTGGATCAGAAGGGTGTTTTTTTGGATATAGCAGAATTGGGTCTTCGTGGTTATGCTTTTGAGCAACTACAAGAACAGATGAAAAGAACGAGTGGAATGGTTATAACGACAGGGCCAACCGGATCAGGAAAAACAACACTTCTTTATAGTATTCTCAAACAACTCAATGAACCGGGGGTAAAAATAATAACCATAGAAGATCCTGTGGAATATGAAGTAAAAAACATATCCCAAACGAACGTTTCCAAAGAAGATGGCTATACTTTTTCAACAGGATTACGCTCTATCGTTCGTCAAGATCCTGATATTATTCTTGTTGGAGAAATCCGTGATGATGATACTGCAAATATTGCTATTCAAGCAGCTCTTACAGGACACTTTGTTCTTTCTACTTTGCATACAAATAGTGCTGCGGGTTCTATACCAAGACTTATTAATCTTGGTGTAAAACCATCACTCATACCATCTTCTGTAAATGCTTTTATAGCACAACGTTTGGTTAGAAAATTATGTTTAGACTGTAGGGAATCATATGCTCCTGCGGAGAAAACAAAAGAAATGATTACAAAAATCATCGCTCTTATCTCACCAAAAGCTAGTGTGGCAATCCCAGCGTCATTGGAAGTCCTCTATAGACCAAAAGGTTGTTTGAAATGTAATTATACTGGATATAAAGGAAGAATAGGAATTTTTGAAATACTTTTTGTAACAGAGGGTATTGTGCAAAAAATAGAGGAATTAGCTTCAGAAATGGAAATTACAACAGCTGCTATTGAGGATGGAATGATTACTATGACGCAAGATGGTATTCTTAAGGCTGTTGAGGGTATTACTTCTATGGAAGAAGTGTGGAGAGTGGGAGGACAATTTCAGTTTCTTGAAGATGTATATGAAAAATTAATGATGAGTTATCTTAACCGAGCTCTTTATATACCCTACACAATGCACAAAGAGATTCAGGATGCCGTTAGTACAGTTTCAAGCTTTCAGTCACATATAGAAACCGCCCCTTCAGAAGAATTTTTTCAGAGAATTGTTTCGTATGCAGTATCTCTTGGAGCAGAAGATATTCATGTTGAACCAGAAGAGGCTGATGTAAATATTCGTTTTCGTATAGATGGTGTATTGCAATCGGTGGCACATCTTCCTATGAGTCATTACCCAGTTTTTTTGGGTAAAATAAAACTTCTTTCTGGTATAAAAACAGAGGAACTCGCAGGACTTCGTGATAGTCGGTTTACTATAAAAAGGGAATTGGAAAATTCTTTGGATACGGAGTCAATCGATGTTCGTGTCTCAATTATTTTGGGAGGCTATGGAGAAACCGCCGTGCTTCGTCTTCTTAATATCGGAGCTCAAGCGAAGGATCTTTTTTCTTTGGGTATGAGAAAAGAAACTCAACAAAAACTTGAAGAAGCAATGAAGACTCCCAATGGTGTTATCCTTACTACAGGACCAACGGGGTCGGGTAAGTCAACAACGCTTTATAGTATTCTTTCCAAACTCAATGAACCACATAGAAAAATCATGACTGTGGAAGATCCTATTGAATATAGAATAAGTGGAGTACTTCAAACACAAACAGATGAATCAAAAGGGTATAGCTTTTCTGTAGCACTTCGAGCACTTCTTCGTCAAAATCCCGATATCATTCTTGTAGGAGAAATTCGTGATGGAGAAACGGCAACTATGGCGGTACAATCTTCACTTACGGGTCATTTAGTTTTTTCAACATTGCACACAAATGATGCTCCCTCAGCTATACAACGATTATTGAATATGGGAGTTTCCCCTCAAGACATTGTTGGTGCTATTAATTTCGTTATGGCTCAAAGACTTGTGAGGACGTTGTGTGAATGTAAGCGACAAAGAGAAGCGACAGAGGAGGAGCAACGAGATATGTACGCTTTTTATTCGCAGTATGCAAAAGTTATAAACTTAAAAACAATGCCAGATTTTTCTCATGTATACGAACCTGTTGGATGTAAAAAATGTCGAGGAATCGGCTATTCCGGAATGGCTATGATTAGTGAAGGATTCGATATGAAAGACGAAGCCTTCCGAGATATTATTATGAGAGGAGGATCGATTTATGAAATTCGTCGAATCGCTATTGAAAATGGAATGATACCAATGGTGGTTGATGGTATTGATAAGGCTATTTCTGGAGTAACAAGTTTGGAAGATGTTCGTCGTGTGACGGAATTATAAAAACAAAAAGCATCCGTATGATATATACGGATGCTCTGGAAGATTTCCTCATGTGAGAATCCGCGGAAGATCTCCCCCATCTATCGACAAAGGAGTTAAGAACAGTTCTCAGGTTTGGCCCAGCTCAGCACCAAGCCGACCTTGAAAGAAAAGTTCCCACCTGAGGAGAAAAGATAGAACTCCCCAGGGATCCGCGGATTTCCGCATAAGGAAATGAAAAAGGAACAATTTAATGTAGCATATACCCAAAGAGTTGTCAAGACCCTATTGATTTTTTTAGAAAAGAAGATAAAACTTTAAAGAAATAGAAAGGAGGTGTATTTTTATGGATCAAGAAACTGATAAAAAACAAGAAAATAGCGAGAATATTCAAGAGGCTGAAATTGTTTCCGAAAAGAAAGAAAGAACGTTTCAGGGTAATAGCTCACAAAATAATAATCTTATAGCTGCATTGGCATATATCATCTTTTTTATTCCTATTTTAGTTGCTAAAGAAGATAAATTTGCAATGTATCATGCTAATCAAGGACTCCTTCTTCTTTTGATGGCAATAGGAATTAATGTGGTGGGTACAATTATCCCCATTTTCGGATGGTTCCTCATTCTTCCTCTTGGAAATATTTTCGTGCTCGTTCTTACTATTATAGGATTTCTTAGTGCGTATAAAGGAGAAAAGAAACCTCTTCCACTTATTGGGGGATATACTATTCTCGAATAAAAGTTTTCTGTAAGCAAAAAGTCCGCTCGAAATAGCGGACTTTTTGTTTTTATGGTATTATAAAAACCTATGAAACAAACAAAAATTGTGGCCACAATAGGCCCTTCCTCAATGAGTGTTGAAATATTATCTGAAATAATAAACGCAGGTGTAAATGTCTGTCGTCTTAATTTTTCTCATTCCGAACATCCTTGGCATGCTGAATGTATTGCAAATATTCGAGAAGCATCGAAACAAACAGGAAAAACTATTGCTATCCTTGCTGATTTACAAGGGCCAAGAATACGGACCTTTATTCGAGAAGATATTCCTCTTTCTATAGGAGATGAGGCGCTTCTTGTGGAAAAAGCTATTGTAGAAGAAGGTGGGGATGGAATTGGAATAGATCAACCTCATATTCTTGAACAACTCAAAGAAGGAAAACAAATACTTATTGAAGATGGAAAAATTATTTTAGAAAGTATTCAAAAAGAAAATGGAAACTTGCGATGCAAGGTGACTATGGGAGGTGTGGTAAAAAATCATAAGGGAATGAACTTTCCTGGAGCACAGCTCAAGCTTCCTGTACTTACACCCAAAGATGAGAAAGATATTCGTTTTTCTTTGGAATATGATGTGGATTATATAGCGCTTTCTTTTGTAGGACGAGGAGAAGATATTATTACTCTTCGTAATCTTATGAAACAAATTTCCCCAGAGAAGAAACAATATCCCATGATTGTTCCTAAAATTGAGAGGCAAGATGCTATCGAAAATCTGGATGATATTATTCGAGAAGCTGATGCTGTTATGGTTGCACGAGGAGATTTGGGTATCGAGGTTGAAGAAAGTCGTGTAGTAATACTACAAAAAGAAATTATTGAAAAATGTTTATTTCAGGTAAAGCCTGTTATTGTGGCGACGCAAATGCTGGAAAGTATGATGGAAAATCCCCGTCCTACAAGAGCTGAAGTGAGTGATGTCTCTAATGCTGTTATCGATCATGCGGATGCAACAATGCTTTCGGGAGAAACTGCTGGAGGAAAATATCCTGTAGAAGTGGTGAAAATGATGACGGATATAATAAAAAATACTGAAGAATCACCATTTGATGATGTGTGCGATACTCTCGAAATGCGACTTAAAAGTAAATATGCTTTTATGGTTCGGGGAGTGTATGAATTTGCTAGGTCAAATAATGTAGACGCAATTCTTGCTACGAGTGCAACGGGATATACCGCGCGTTTATTGTCTCATTTTCGACCTAAAACATCGATTTATATAGCAACGGAAAATCCTATAACGCATAGGCAATTATCATTGGTTTGGGGTGTGAAATCCTTTCTTTTTGAAGGAGAATCTAATGAAGATGTTCTTATAGAACTTCTGGTGCAAAAATTAAAACAAGAAGGAAATATTGTTTCTGGGAATGAAGTAGTAACTGTTTTTCATGCTACTGTTAAGCTTCAGCGAGTTAAAGAAGAAAAGAAATCTTGATTTTTTCTTTCTTTTTGAGGTATAGTTTAACGGTAAAGAAAGATACGGAAGCGTGGCCGAGTGGTCGAAGGCGCTTGCTTGGAGTGCAAGTGTGCGGGAAACCGCACCGGGGGTTCGAATCCCTCCGCTTCCGCAGTGAATGAAGTGAACGAGGAAAGCGAGCAGGCAAAGAGTTTTGCCTACGTGAGGATGAGAAGGGACGTACGAAGCGACACGGTCGCCGAATGTCCCCGGCCCAAAGGGGAATCCCTCCGCTTCCGCAAAAATTACTTTTTTAGACTTTATAGTCTGAAAAAAGGAGTTTCTATAGCAGATACCTGAGGATTCGAACGGGTAGGAGCGAGTGATGAACCGAAACTTGAGAGGTGAATCAAACGAGCGTCGACAAACGCGAATGTATGAGCGTTTGGCGCCACCCCGGACAACGAGTCGTCGTTTCGATGATGAGGCGAAAATCCCTCCGCTTGGGCAGGTGAATGAAGTGAACGAGGAAAGCGAGTAGGCAAAAAGTTTTGCCTTTTTTGAAGAACTTTAGAATAAATAACTGGTATGTTTTTCTTATGAAATTTAATAAAAACAGCCGAGCGTGCATGACGATCGGCTGAGGGTTGTGATTTAGATGGGATTAGATGTTGGCGAGTTTCTCTTCGACCCCCTTTTCTTTTAAAAGGAGATCAGCATGAATTCCCCAGCGTTTCCACGTATTGTGGGCGGTGAGAGAAAGTGCTGTTATTAAAATCGCGAGCATGGTTCCATCGACTGGTTGCACTATGTGCATAAGAAGAAATAAACCAAATCATGAACACAAAAGGAATTTTGATGATTATTTCAAATACTCTATCTCGCGCTGTTTCGAGTTCGAGAAAAGAAAAATCATAACCAAAGTAACGAAGAGCAAGGCTGAACATGAACATCAAGAAAATTGATATCAATTCTACTGGAGCAGGAGCGAGCCCTTGATTTTCCAGTGTGAGGGTAAAAAAACCAGTCTGGTTTTCTTTTTCGTAATTTGGCTTTACGAGATAGTGCAATCGAAAAATCGAAAGTCCCTTTGCGGGGCAGATGGAAACCAAGTCGCCAGTTGTTTCATGGGGCACAAGAGCTGAAAGTGCACATCTTGAATCTATTTCCGGTGGTGTGGCAAAAATCCATTGGTCCTTTTGGCACGTTATGGAACTTTCTTTGAAAACAAGCGTTCCGTCACATACCGGGGGAGCAAAGGAAGCATGCGCTATAGAAATAGCCGAAAGAAAAAGAACAAGAAAAATAAACAGTTTATGAGAAACTTTCATCGAATTTACTCCTCTTCGTTTGAAGAAAAATTGTTAAAGAAAAATCCACCTTCTGATGGACGAATCAAAAGTACTTTATATTTTACGTTTTGTCTATACTTATTTTCTCTGAGTATGTGTGTCGACATACGTACGTCTGATGTTGTATAAATCTCCCTTTTTATTTATACTGAAAATGTTTTTTGGTATTATAGGAGTAAAGAGAAATTTTTAAATTCTTAATGAAGGAGGGAAAGAAATTATTTCTTTTATTTTTTAAAAAAGTAGGCATAAAAGGAATGATTCTTTAATAAAAAATATGAACAAAGCTTTTATTATTTTAGGAGGAATTATTTTGCTTGTAGGGATTTATGTTTGGACAACCTATAACAAACTTATTTCGGCTAATGAAGCAATTGATAGTCAGTGGGCTCAGGTAGAGACTCAGTATCAACGTCGTTTTGATTTGATACCGAATTTAGTAGGGTCAGTAAAAGGTGTAATGGCACAAGAACAAAAAATATTTGGGGATTTGGCTGATGCTCGATCACGATATGCTAATGCAAGTGAAACGAGCCAAAAGGCTGAAGCAGCAACGCAAGTTGAAGGCGCATTATCTCGAT from Candidatus Moraniibacteriota bacterium includes these protein-coding regions:
- the pyk gene encoding pyruvate kinase; this encodes MKQTKIVATIGPSSMSVEILSEIINAGVNVCRLNFSHSEHPWHAECIANIREASKQTGKTIAILADLQGPRIRTFIREDIPLSIGDEALLVEKAIVEEGGDGIGIDQPHILEQLKEGKQILIEDGKIILESIQKENGNLRCKVTMGGVVKNHKGMNFPGAQLKLPVLTPKDEKDIRFSLEYDVDYIALSFVGRGEDIITLRNLMKQISPEKKQYPMIVPKIERQDAIENLDDIIREADAVMVARGDLGIEVEESRVVILQKEIIEKCLFQVKPVIVATQMLESMMENPRPTRAEVSDVSNAVIDHADATMLSGETAGGKYPVEVVKMMTDIIKNTEESPFDDVCDTLEMRLKSKYAFMVRGVYEFARSNNVDAILATSATGYTARLLSHFRPKTSIYIATENPITHRQLSLVWGVKSFLFEGESNEDVLIELLVQKLKQEGNIVSGNEVVTVFHATVKLQRVKEEKKS
- a CDS encoding LemA family protein; protein product: MNKAFIILGGIILLVGIYVWTTYNKLISANEAIDSQWAQVETQYQRRFDLIPNLVGSVKGVMAQEQKIFGDLADARSRYANASETSQKAEAATQVEGALSRLLVIMENYPELKSSENVQTLMAQLEGTENRISVERKRYNDVVQSFNVTIKRFPANMIAHQLGYSERNYFEAETGTEKAPTVDLLQDK
- a CDS encoding fibronectin type III domain-containing protein produces the protein MNVAESVIISGSVTANSGSSSNTGTGGSINIITGSISGSGSLKANMISNAGGSSGGRIAVKLTSGNDFGSIVMQVFGGPSGCGAFPCGTAAAGTIYTETASQGPNNGTLTIDNNNQTATVQTLIPQDNFTNNSLSLGNIIVKNKGLLAIPTGTTLNTTGDITIGTLNSSTDTSHIVANGTGTLISTNLTIHGVSGTGASINTNTKGYTPTLGTGAGTTGSLGYGSGGTYGGRGGNSSDGATSPNTYGNDFVPEDLGSGGGKSTGGTGGGDIRIRTNNNLNLYGTISSNGSAGLTNGGGGSGGSINILYAKNFTINGGKLQANGGAGQGGGGGGGGGRIAYAYENKTFTNQTIQTLGGTKGATAPATDGSAGSLKSGYLAGSLISSAFDSSSDANVMGTIEWKENEILPTGSSVTLSLKTAGTKGNLSSSPWIQIAQSTPSSLTTHCTKNNTTVSCTASAIPQDMKDIFEDRFFQYKVDLSSPDLLSQPQVDDVKVGYVVNAFPMIQNVTTTPNTDKTVTITYETKDEDTNTGTNTPGIVTPSFEYYNGSSWINIASNTLAPEDIQNKTVNQDTYTTHSATWTPSLVSESFYLTNAKIRVTVSDNEGANNIARAESNTFTLDTKTPTNPSLLVDASTQDLTIPSTTSVLTLGVSDDSPTQMKISLDENLTNSPWEPFNATVTIKLETDPDIVYTRFKDQYGNETQTIHTTTPETPTRVISQDTSNMLLTPPEYRAFVGFKTIEEPPTGFGNYKLYRSDDATTYTLQNIITSRTTNFLTDATPQPDILYTYKAKTTDTPGNVSFFSQTVTMKANGIQDFGEGGGGSDQTPPVLQNVTVESKDTTTVTITWETDELSDSRVEYATTPNTYTKQTGVSTYADTQAQSGLHRVTLTNLTPNTPYFFRVASTDPQGNTGVNDNNGNGYEVTTNPGPSISGVAVSSASNTQATIFWNTNVPADSVLHYSENKNGSLIDPITLSGSSVLTKNHQVTLDALTQGTTYYFYVTSTDSQGNIANDNNGGNYFQFSTTLDETPPTITNLQTSLISNDKAVITANTDEEASFLLQYRKKGSLTFTQTEQGTTYDRSHYRVLDTLTPDTEYEYQVSVKDINQNESQSDIQTMKTTLDPEYNHAPLSKIHTISDPPKVLTDQKAVITFQTDQAANCILEYGTQSRNYQEVPQTEATGIYDTLHSLHLGGLIFNTTYFYKLLCEDNLGTLIESEEKSFTTKLKQVDSGSEQAESTPPSISGVKVKDITGESAVVSWETDEVSNSQVRYGTTKEFGSGSIDDTVNSSLQNYTTSHSVTLRGLIPSTKYYYSALSLDTAGNIGTSSQQTFQTQSPSSISSIKASSKQIGETTITWKTSTPTTSIVEYGNTENYGQTRKSEELKKDHEIIINNLLENSTYHFRVKGEDESKNLFSSSDSTFEPKSPPQIKEIKIEVLSDREAKVNFLTDTLTDSLVTYKNKNKEEDQKSEGNPSLLQTHSLTLKELTPGENYVLTVRVRDDMGNETLSDEIEFTMQKDETSPTVERVSTDSALSQNGKVQMIINWQTDEDASSSLIYKEGRAGEEKTVNVSSSPTKNHIIVLTSWKPGTLYSYKVIVKDLSGNETITKDYITLTPQTKESVVELIIKNFKEIFAWTGG
- the tadA gene encoding Flp pilus assembly complex ATPase component TadA codes for the protein MVQVIRGQAKDDTRQERTFLAKKVMEKMRSRSEEEQASLLAQSLGFPYVDLNIIPINTDYVRLMSVKMALENETGIFLRRAHVIYAVLTRLDNENAKKVVQEIADENGWTVLWHIVSKTSLIRLHERYKKFSFFESIDNMKLDLSADDFSALQKKFSDILALKKNILSMTTTQTLSLVVASAVSLRASDIHFEPQDEGVRMRYRLDGVLQDIGILPFESYKYIVSRIKMMGNMKLNIRKSSQDGHFSFEVNNQETGITKHRIDIRASLLPSRFGETLVMRILDQKGVFLDIAELGLRGYAFEQLQEQMKRTSGMVITTGPTGSGKTTLLYSILKQLNEPGVKIITIEDPVEYEVKNISQTNVSKEDGYTFSTGLRSIVRQDPDIILVGEIRDDDTANIAIQAALTGHFVLSTLHTNSAAGSIPRLINLGVKPSLIPSSVNAFIAQRLVRKLCLDCRESYAPAEKTKEMITKIIALISPKASVAIPASLEVLYRPKGCLKCNYTGYKGRIGIFEILFVTEGIVQKIEELASEMEITTAAIEDGMITMTQDGILKAVEGITSMEEVWRVGGQFQFLEDVYEKLMMSYLNRALYIPYTMHKEIQDAVSTVSSFQSHIETAPSEEFFQRIVSYAVSLGAEDIHVEPEEADVNIRFRIDGVLQSVAHLPMSHYPVFLGKIKLLSGIKTEELAGLRDSRFTIKRELENSLDTESIDVRVSIILGGYGETAVLRLLNIGAQAKDLFSLGMRKETQQKLEEAMKTPNGVILTTGPTGSGKSTTLYSILSKLNEPHRKIMTVEDPIEYRISGVLQTQTDESKGYSFSVALRALLRQNPDIILVGEIRDGETATMAVQSSLTGHLVFSTLHTNDAPSAIQRLLNMGVSPQDIVGAINFVMAQRLVRTLCECKRQREATEEEQRDMYAFYSQYAKVINLKTMPDFSHVYEPVGCKKCRGIGYSGMAMISEGFDMKDEAFRDIIMRGGSIYEIRRIAIENGMIPMVVDGIDKAISGVTSLEDVRRVTEL